TTTTTACTTTAGATATCATATTTATGttagattttataaaaatatatttttttaaaattcaataatatattttttaatatttttgaagagtccgataGTCGGTGGTTACCCCACCCACCTCTTACACCaaacaacctctctatttcATCCACTTTCACCATTTCTTGTCTTCCCCCaaatctctctctttcttcacTCCTTTCACTTCCACTCTCTCTTCTCAATCTTCATCATTCCAATCCCCTCAAACCCTAATTTCTCCATCCTCCATTAATGGTGATTTTGCTGTAAAACACTACAAATTACacatattttcaagaaaatatgttCAGATTATCCATAGTTATCCCTTCTCTTACTCTCCTCATTTCTGTTCCTATTCTCTTCTTATTAGCACCAAAAATCCTCCTACCTCGCCAAATCTCCATTTCTATACCTGATGAACTCGACGATCTTTCCCTCTTCCACAAAGCAATTGCTGCTGAAACAACTTTCCCTAAACACCCATCACACAAGCTCCGTCTTGGATCCACTACTGTTCGTCCACCCAAAATCGCATTTATGTTCTTAACGAATTCAGATTTACAGTTTTCCGCAATTTGGGAAAAGTTCTTTAATGGTACTAAACCTGTAGATCCACATCTTTACAACATTTACATACACGCTGACCCATCTATCAAGATTTCACCATTAATGGGTGTTTTCAAAGACCGATTTATTCCGGCGAAGAGAACTCAACGTTCGTCGCCGACTCTCATCTCCGCTGCCCGGAGATTACTTGCTCATGCTTTACTTGACGACCCATCGAATTCGTATTTTGCTCTTATCTCACAACATTGTATCCCTTTACACTCGTTTAATTATATTTACAATTTTTTACTTGATACCCAGAAATTGTCGAGGAAAATGGAGTTTCCTAGTTATATTGAGATTCTTGATGAATCTGATTCGTTATTGGATAGGTATAATGCTAGAGGAGAGAATTTGATGGAACCTGAGGTGAAATTTGAGGAATTTAAAGTTGGGTCGCAGTTTTTTGTGTTAACAAGAAAACATTCTTTAATGGTGATTAAAGATAGGAAGTTATGGAGGAAATTTAGAAAACCATGTATAAATGCTGAGTCTTGTTATCCAGAAGAGCATTATTTTCCAACTTTGTTATCAATGGAGGATCCAAAAGGGTGTACTAAGTATACATTAACAAATGTGAATTGGACTGATACAGTTGATGGTCATCCTCATACTTATCATCCTTCTGAAGTTTCTTCACAGCTGATTTATGATCTCAGAAAGTCAAATTCTACATATTCTTATATGTTTGCAAGGAAATTCTCACCTGATTGCTTGAACCCTTTGATGGAAATGGCAGATTCAGTCATTTTCAAGGACTAGTTCTTGTTTGTTCACAAGGTATGTGATGATGCatgctttcttttttttctcattgAGTTATGTTGAATTGACTTAGGTTTTGCTGAGTTTACTTTGTAGAATTAGGGGGTTCTGGTGTGTGGCAAGTACTTGTGTAGGTGGGAGGTCGCACGTACCTTGTGAGATTAAGCTGATCCAAACATCACGATTATCATAAGAACTACTTCCTCCGTTCCGATTTATTTGTTTACTTACTGTCTTTTTTAATctgttttaaaaagaaaatctatcttttctttttttgacatCTTTTTAATTCCAACGTTCCACTTAAAACGTTTAAGTGTACAAGATTAAAAGGCATTTTGATACTTTCTAGGTATCATTAGTTGTAGACAACAAGATTTAAAAATTTTTAACTTTCAAATTCCTTGTGAAGTCAATATTAAAACCAGATTgacaaattgaaacggaaggGACTAAAGGGAATTGGGGTTTTTTGAAATGGATGGTTGTGATATAATATTCTAGAAGTTGTGCTGTTGGAATTGATAGGTTAACAATGTTTCTATAGAACTT
This region of Solanum dulcamara chromosome 9, daSolDulc1.2, whole genome shotgun sequence genomic DNA includes:
- the LOC129903196 gene encoding glycosyltransferase BC10-like, which produces MFRLSIVIPSLTLLISVPILFLLAPKILLPRQISISIPDELDDLSLFHKAIAAETTFPKHPSHKLRLGSTTVRPPKIAFMFLTNSDLQFSAIWEKFFNGTKPVDPHLYNIYIHADPSIKISPLMGVFKDRFIPAKRTQRSSPTLISAARRLLAHALLDDPSNSYFALISQHCIPLHSFNYIYNFLLDTQKLSRKMEFPSYIEILDESDSLLDRYNARGENLMEPEVKFEEFKVGSQFFVLTRKHSLMVIKDRKLWRKFRKPCINAESCYPEEHYFPTLLSMEDPKGCTKYTLTNVNWTDTVDGHPHTYHPSEVSSQLIYDLRKSNSTYSYMFARKFSPDCLNPLMEMADSVIFKD